One genomic region from Jiangella sp. DSM 45060 encodes:
- the dnaJ gene encoding molecular chaperone DnaJ: protein MPTTDYYEVLGVPKNASGEEIKKAYRRLARQLHPDVNPDPATQERFKEVVTAYEVLNDPRKREMYDLGGDPLSSGGGAGGNFGGAFSFTDIMDAFFGGTNARGPRSRVRRGQDALVQLKVELADAVFGATRELQVDTAVVCEVCHGEGTAKGATRVTCPTCQGQGEVSQVQRSFLGQVMTTRPCPACQGFGTVNPNPCVECSGDGRVRTRRTLTIKIPAGVDNGTRIQLTGQGEVGPGGGPAGDLYVELAVTPHPVFSRNGDNLHCTLQLPMTAAALGTSVDLETFDGPTTIEVRAGAQHGEVIKLGARGVPKLRGTGRGDLLIHLEVQTPTKLDARQEELLRELAGLRNEERVEGPGAAGTHGNFFTRIRDAFKEGLN, encoded by the coding sequence GTGCCCACCACCGACTACTACGAAGTTCTCGGCGTGCCGAAGAACGCCTCCGGCGAGGAGATCAAGAAGGCCTACCGCCGCCTCGCCCGGCAACTGCATCCCGACGTCAACCCCGACCCCGCCACGCAGGAGCGCTTCAAAGAGGTCGTCACGGCCTACGAGGTGCTCAACGACCCCCGCAAGCGGGAGATGTACGACCTCGGCGGCGACCCCCTCAGCAGCGGCGGCGGCGCGGGTGGCAACTTCGGCGGCGCGTTCTCCTTCACCGACATCATGGACGCCTTCTTCGGCGGGACGAACGCGCGCGGCCCGCGCAGCCGGGTCCGCCGCGGCCAGGACGCGCTGGTGCAGCTGAAGGTCGAGCTGGCCGACGCCGTGTTCGGCGCCACCCGCGAGCTGCAGGTCGACACCGCCGTGGTGTGCGAGGTGTGCCACGGCGAGGGCACCGCGAAGGGCGCCACCCGGGTCACCTGCCCGACGTGTCAGGGGCAGGGCGAGGTCAGCCAGGTGCAGCGCTCGTTCCTGGGTCAGGTCATGACGACCCGCCCGTGCCCGGCCTGCCAGGGCTTCGGCACGGTCAACCCGAACCCGTGCGTCGAATGCTCCGGCGACGGCCGGGTCCGCACCCGCCGCACGCTCACCATCAAGATCCCGGCGGGTGTCGACAACGGCACCCGCATCCAGCTGACCGGCCAGGGCGAGGTCGGCCCCGGCGGCGGCCCGGCCGGCGACCTCTACGTCGAGCTGGCGGTCACGCCGCACCCGGTGTTCAGCCGCAACGGCGACAACCTGCACTGCACGCTGCAGCTGCCGATGACGGCGGCCGCGCTCGGCACCAGCGTCGACCTCGAGACCTTCGACGGCCCGACGACCATCGAGGTGCGGGCCGGCGCCCAGCACGGCGAGGTCATCAAGCTCGGCGCCCGCGGCGTCCCGAAGCTGCGCGGCACCGGCCGCGGCGACCTCCTGATCCACCTCGAGGTGCAGACGCCGACGAAGCTCGACGCGCGGCAGGAAGAGCTGCTGCGCGAGCTCGCCGGGCTGCGCAACGAGGAGCGGGTCGAGGGGCCGGGCGCCGCCGGCACCCACGGCAACTTCTTCACCCGCATCCGCGACGCCTTCAAGGAAGGGCTGAACTGA
- the hrcA gene encoding heat-inducible transcriptional repressor HrcA — protein sequence MSVDDRKLDVLRAIVEDYVATQEPVGSKALVDRHHLGVSPATIRNDMAALEEEGYIAQPHTSAGRVPTDKGYRLFVDRLSNVKPLSAPEKRAIQTFLDGAVDLDDVVSRTVRLLAQLTRQAAVVQYPSLSRSLVRHVELVMLAPARVLVVVITDTGRVEQRIVDLPSDADDALVGELRARINALAVGQDFAAVEARVTDLTERFGPEDRAAVAAVTGTLLTTLIERHEERVAVAGTGNLARYGQEFDRELEPLLSALEEHVVLLRLLGEATSPTPVRVRIGSENAQTGLSATSVVTSGYGPGELALASMGVVGPTRMDYPGTIAAVGAVARYVSKILAAH from the coding sequence TTGTCCGTCGATGACCGCAAGCTCGACGTCCTCAGGGCGATCGTCGAGGACTACGTCGCCACGCAGGAGCCGGTCGGGTCGAAGGCGTTGGTCGACCGGCACCATCTGGGGGTGTCGCCGGCGACCATCCGCAACGACATGGCGGCGCTCGAGGAGGAGGGCTACATCGCCCAGCCCCACACGAGCGCCGGCCGGGTGCCCACCGACAAGGGGTACCGGCTGTTCGTCGACCGCCTGTCGAACGTGAAGCCGCTGTCGGCGCCGGAGAAGCGGGCCATCCAGACGTTCCTCGACGGCGCGGTCGACCTCGACGACGTCGTGTCGCGGACGGTGCGGCTGCTGGCGCAGCTGACCCGCCAGGCGGCGGTCGTGCAGTACCCGTCGCTGAGCCGGTCGCTGGTGCGCCACGTCGAGCTGGTCATGCTGGCGCCGGCGCGGGTGCTGGTGGTCGTCATCACCGACACCGGCCGGGTCGAGCAGCGCATCGTCGACCTCCCGTCCGACGCCGACGACGCGTTGGTGGGGGAGCTGCGGGCCCGCATCAACGCGCTCGCCGTGGGCCAGGATTTCGCGGCCGTGGAGGCGCGGGTGACCGATCTCACGGAGCGGTTCGGCCCCGAGGACCGCGCGGCGGTCGCGGCGGTCACCGGCACGCTGCTCACGACGCTGATCGAGCGGCACGAGGAGCGGGTCGCGGTGGCCGGGACGGGCAACCTCGCCCGCTATGGCCAGGAGTTCGACCGCGAGCTCGAGCCGCTGCTGTCGGCGCTCGAGGAGCACGTCGTGCTGCTGCGGCTGCTCGGCGAGGCCACCAGCCCCACCCCGGTCCGGGTCCGCATCGGCAGCGAGAACGCGCAGACCGGGCTCTCGGCCACGTCCGTCGTCACCTCCGGCTACGGGCCGGGCGAACTGGCCCTGGCTAGCATGGGGGTGGTCGGCCCGACCCGCATGGACTACCCCGGAACCATCGCGGCCGTCGGCGCCGTCGCTCGATACGTCAGCAAGATTCTCGCGGCTCACTAG
- a CDS encoding TetR/AcrR family transcriptional regulator — MGGMATAERRAQPARVDATRNRERIIAAAREAFVEHGPAVPLDAIAHRAGVGNATLYRHFADRHELIHVVASYSLARITEQAESALAEETDAFEALRRFVHRAADERVGALCSLLYEGFDKNDPLVVDARVRLEAVVTELMDNAREAGQLRPDVGIGDLMVAITQLTRPIAGTACAHVERFMHRHLQLFLDGFRAPARSELCGAAATFEDFEPDRT, encoded by the coding sequence ATGGGCGGCATGGCGACAGCCGAGCGCAGGGCACAGCCGGCACGCGTCGACGCCACCCGTAACCGTGAGCGCATCATCGCCGCGGCGCGCGAGGCGTTCGTCGAGCATGGGCCGGCCGTGCCGCTCGACGCCATCGCACACCGCGCGGGCGTGGGCAACGCCACGCTGTACCGGCACTTCGCCGACCGGCACGAGCTCATCCACGTCGTCGCGTCGTACTCGCTGGCTCGCATCACCGAGCAGGCCGAGTCGGCGCTCGCCGAGGAGACCGACGCGTTCGAGGCGCTGCGGCGGTTCGTCCACCGCGCGGCCGACGAGCGGGTCGGAGCGCTGTGCTCGCTGCTGTACGAAGGCTTCGACAAGAACGACCCACTCGTGGTCGACGCCAGGGTCCGGCTGGAAGCGGTCGTCACCGAGCTGATGGACAACGCTCGCGAGGCCGGTCAGCTACGACCCGACGTCGGCATCGGTGATCTCATGGTCGCGATCACCCAGCTGACCCGGCCCATCGCCGGCACCGCGTGTGCTCACGTCGAACGCTTCATGCATCGCCACCTCCAACTCTTCCTCGACGGCTTCCGCGCGCCCGCCCGCTCGGAACTGTGCGGCGCCGCGGCCACCTTCGAGGACTTCGAGCCCGACCGGACCTGA
- a CDS encoding MFS transporter — protein sequence MPETQLPDPRRWRALAFIALAQLMVVLDATIVNIALPSAQADLGISDANRQWVITAYALAFGSLLLLGGRIADMWGRKNTFLTGLIGFAAASALGGAAVNEALMFASRALQGVFGALLAPAALSLLAVMFTDGKERAKAFGIFGAIAGGGAALGLILGGILTEYLDWRWVFFVNIPIAAIAFVGAVTSVHEPDGTRNRAPLDLPGTLLGTLGLVALVYGFTRAETEGWSDTGTVSMFVLTGLLLVAFVLVERKVKEPLLPLRVVLERNRGGVYLALGLAVIAMFGLFLFLTYYLQIVKGYSPIRSGVAFLPMVAGMVIGSTQLGARLMTRVPARYLMTPGLLVAAVGMLLLTQMNVDSSYVALLLPAQILLGLGLGTTFMPAMSLATFGVEPRDSGIASAMINTSQQVGGAIGTALLNTIAASATTSYIGAHIGGSTPPELVQLQGMVNGYTTAIWWAVGILVVSAAIAFFFVNATPDTEQAAFDELDGEGEAAPVMIH from the coding sequence ATGCCTGAAACACAGCTGCCTGATCCCAGGCGGTGGCGGGCGCTGGCGTTCATCGCCCTCGCTCAGCTGATGGTGGTGCTCGACGCCACCATCGTGAACATCGCGCTGCCGTCGGCGCAGGCCGACCTCGGCATCTCCGACGCCAACCGGCAGTGGGTCATCACGGCCTACGCGCTGGCGTTCGGCAGCCTCCTCCTGCTCGGCGGCCGCATCGCCGACATGTGGGGCCGCAAGAACACCTTCCTGACCGGCCTCATCGGCTTCGCGGCCGCGTCGGCCCTGGGCGGCGCCGCGGTCAACGAGGCCCTGATGTTCGCCTCCCGCGCGTTGCAGGGCGTGTTCGGCGCGCTGCTGGCCCCGGCCGCGCTGTCGCTGCTGGCCGTCATGTTCACCGACGGCAAGGAGCGGGCCAAGGCGTTCGGCATCTTCGGCGCCATCGCCGGTGGCGGCGCGGCGCTCGGCCTGATCCTCGGCGGCATCCTCACCGAGTACCTCGACTGGCGCTGGGTGTTCTTCGTCAACATCCCGATCGCCGCCATCGCGTTCGTCGGCGCCGTCACCTCGGTGCACGAGCCCGACGGCACCCGCAACCGCGCGCCGCTCGATCTCCCGGGCACCCTGCTGGGCACGCTCGGCCTGGTCGCGCTGGTCTACGGCTTCACCCGCGCCGAGACCGAGGGCTGGAGCGACACCGGCACCGTCTCCATGTTCGTGCTGACGGGTCTCCTGCTGGTCGCGTTCGTGCTGGTGGAGCGCAAGGTGAAGGAGCCGCTGCTGCCGCTGCGCGTCGTGCTCGAGCGCAACCGCGGCGGGGTCTACCTCGCGCTCGGCCTGGCCGTCATCGCGATGTTCGGCCTGTTCCTGTTCCTGACGTACTACCTGCAGATCGTCAAGGGGTACAGCCCCATCCGCTCCGGCGTCGCGTTCCTGCCCATGGTGGCGGGCATGGTCATCGGCTCGACCCAGCTGGGCGCGCGGCTGATGACCCGCGTGCCGGCGCGGTACCTGATGACGCCGGGTCTGCTGGTCGCCGCGGTCGGCATGCTGCTGCTGACCCAGATGAACGTCGACAGCTCGTATGTGGCCCTGCTGTTGCCGGCGCAGATCCTGCTCGGTCTCGGCCTGGGCACCACGTTCATGCCGGCCATGAGCCTGGCGACGTTCGGCGTCGAGCCGCGCGACTCCGGTATCGCCTCGGCGATGATCAACACGTCGCAGCAGGTCGGCGGCGCCATCGGCACGGCGCTGCTGAACACCATCGCCGCCAGCGCCACCACGTCCTACATCGGCGCCCACATCGGCGGCAGCACGCCGCCCGAGCTGGTGCAGTTGCAGGGCATGGTCAACGGCTACACCACCGCCATCTGGTGGGCCGTGGGCATCCTGGTCGTGTCGGCGGCCATCGCGTTCTTCTTCGTGAACGCGACGCCCGACACCGAGCAGGCCGCCTTCGACGAGCTCGACGGCGAGGGCGAGGCCGCCCCGGTCATGATCCACTGA
- a CDS encoding DUF3097 domain-containing protein → MSSYNDRYGRDVLTNSPHPKRPVSTQEAAVPGLVVEDVQTGYVGAVVEVDKHGVILEDRHGKRRAFPLGPGFWIDGKPVELVRPTAPAKSGRMVSASGSVAVLDHKARTARASRIYVEGKHDAELVEKVWGHDLRVEGVVVEELGGADDLAAVVAEFQPGPGRRLGVMLDHLVAGSKETRLADTVRGGPHADAVLIVGHPYIDVWQAVRPAVLGLKAWPDVPKGEPWKEGVLRRLGWRGETWEAWAHILGKVTTYTDLEPSFLGRVEELIDFVTDPGPA, encoded by the coding sequence GTGAGCTCCTACAACGACCGCTACGGCCGCGACGTCCTCACGAACTCGCCGCACCCGAAGCGCCCGGTCAGCACCCAGGAGGCCGCCGTGCCGGGGCTGGTCGTCGAGGACGTGCAGACGGGGTACGTCGGCGCCGTCGTCGAGGTCGACAAGCACGGCGTGATCCTGGAGGACCGCCACGGCAAGCGGCGCGCGTTCCCGCTCGGGCCCGGGTTCTGGATCGACGGCAAGCCGGTCGAGCTGGTCCGCCCCACGGCGCCGGCGAAGAGCGGCCGCATGGTGTCCGCGTCCGGCTCGGTCGCCGTGCTGGACCACAAGGCACGCACCGCGCGGGCCAGCCGCATCTACGTCGAGGGCAAGCACGACGCCGAGCTGGTCGAGAAGGTGTGGGGCCACGACCTGCGGGTCGAGGGCGTCGTCGTCGAGGAGCTGGGCGGCGCCGACGACCTCGCCGCCGTCGTCGCGGAGTTCCAGCCCGGCCCCGGCCGGCGCCTCGGCGTCATGCTCGACCACCTGGTCGCCGGCAGCAAGGAGACCCGCCTCGCCGACACCGTCCGCGGCGGCCCGCACGCGGACGCCGTCCTCATCGTCGGCCACCCGTACATCGACGTGTGGCAGGCGGTCCGCCCGGCCGTGCTCGGCCTGAAGGCGTGGCCGGACGTGCCCAAGGGCGAGCCCTGGAAGGAGGGCGTGCTGCGGCGGCTGGGCTGGCGCGGCGAGACGTGGGAGGCGTGGGCGCACATCCTCGGCAAGGTCACGACGTACACCGACCTCGAGCCGTCCTTCCTCGGCCGGGTCGAGGAGCTGATCGACTTCGTGACCGACCCCGGGCCGGCTTGA
- the hemW gene encoding radical SAM family heme chaperone HemW, producing MPSTLPDGSPAPADGSLPPSALAGVGARPFGVYLHVPFCTTRCGYCDFNTYTASELGVAPGASRTSWADGAIAELRLARQVLGDADVPVSTVFVGGGTPTLLPPSDLGRVLRFLGDEFGLAPGAEVTTEANPESVDARSLAGLRAAGFTRVSVGMQSARPHVLAVLDRVHTPGRPAQVVAEARAAGFEHVSVDLIYGTPGETADDWRASVSAAVDAGPDHVSAYALIVEPGTRLAARMSRGELPFPDDDDQADKYLLADSLLSAAGFSWYELSNWSTSAAGRCRHNELYWTGADWWGAGPGAHSHVGGTRWWNVKHPAAWAARLAAGESPAHAREVLDAETRRVERVLLEVRLSSGLDLSVLDDAGRSAAAKIVADGLGEPDALAAGRLVLTRRGRLLADAVVRDLLP from the coding sequence GTGCCCTCCACCCTGCCCGACGGCTCGCCCGCGCCCGCTGACGGCTCGCTGCCGCCGTCCGCGCTGGCCGGCGTCGGCGCCCGGCCGTTCGGCGTGTACCTGCACGTCCCGTTCTGTACCACGCGCTGCGGCTACTGCGACTTCAACACCTACACGGCCTCCGAGCTGGGGGTCGCGCCCGGCGCGTCCCGGACGTCGTGGGCCGACGGCGCCATCGCGGAGCTGCGGCTGGCCCGGCAGGTGCTCGGCGACGCCGACGTGCCGGTATCGACGGTGTTCGTGGGCGGGGGCACGCCGACGCTGCTGCCACCGTCCGATCTCGGCCGCGTGCTGCGGTTCCTCGGCGACGAGTTCGGGCTGGCGCCCGGCGCCGAGGTGACCACGGAGGCCAACCCCGAGTCCGTCGACGCGCGGTCGCTGGCCGGGCTGCGGGCGGCCGGCTTCACCCGGGTGTCCGTCGGCATGCAGAGCGCGCGGCCGCACGTGCTCGCCGTCCTCGACCGCGTGCACACGCCCGGCCGCCCGGCGCAGGTCGTGGCCGAGGCCCGCGCTGCCGGGTTCGAGCACGTCAGCGTCGACCTCATCTACGGCACGCCCGGCGAGACCGCCGACGACTGGCGGGCCAGCGTGTCGGCCGCCGTCGACGCCGGGCCCGACCACGTCAGCGCCTACGCGCTCATCGTCGAGCCGGGCACGCGGCTGGCCGCCCGCATGTCGCGGGGCGAGCTGCCGTTCCCTGACGACGACGACCAGGCCGACAAGTACCTGCTGGCCGACTCCCTGCTGTCGGCGGCCGGGTTCTCCTGGTACGAGCTGTCCAACTGGTCGACGTCGGCGGCGGGGCGCTGCCGGCACAACGAGCTGTACTGGACCGGCGCCGACTGGTGGGGCGCCGGTCCGGGCGCGCACAGCCACGTCGGCGGCACCCGCTGGTGGAACGTCAAGCACCCGGCCGCATGGGCGGCCCGGCTGGCGGCCGGTGAGAGCCCGGCGCACGCCCGCGAGGTCCTCGACGCCGAGACCCGGCGGGTCGAGCGGGTGCTGCTGGAGGTCCGGCTGTCCTCCGGCCTCGACCTCTCCGTCCTCGACGACGCCGGCCGGTCCGCCGCGGCCAAGATCGTGGCGGACGGCCTCGGCGAGCCCGACGCCCTCGCCGCCGGCCGGCTGGTCCTCACCCGCCGCGGCCGCCTGCTCGCCGACGCCGTCGTCCGCGACCTCCTCCCCTAG
- a CDS encoding long-chain fatty acid--CoA ligase, with amino-acid sequence MSLGTTDQADLVAVRPASVGRMFLDRVEATPSREAYRYPSGSGWSSLTWDETKDRVWAFAAGLLDLGVEHEQRVAIAATTRIEWILADLAINVIGAATTTVYPTTTPEDVAYILSDSETRVVFAENAEQVAKVLEQRAELPQLTRIVVFDDDGVDSHDGLVITLAELDERGRALLAERPDAVDVALEAVGPETLATLIYTSGTTGRPKGVRLVNDNWVYEGVAVDAHKILSVDDVQYLWLPLSHSFGKTLEAIQLRIGFATAVDGNLDNIVENLGVVKPTFMAGAPRIFEKVRSRVITGVDNEGGPKAKIFAWAFGVGAKVSKLRQNGQEPTGLLKFQYGLADKLVFSKIKARLGGNIRFFVSGAAALSRDVAEWFHAAGMLILEGYGLTETSAACFVNVPWDCRFGTVGPPLPGTEVKIADDGEILVRGPVVMRGYHKLPDVTAEVLDSDGWFHTGDIGELADGYLRVTDRKKDLIKTSGGKYVAPQKIEIIFKAVSPHSSQIVVHGDTRNYCVALITLDPEAIADWAEHHDLGGRSYEELTAAPEVRALIQGQIDELNARLERWETIKKFEILPADLSIEGGDITPSLKVKRKAVEKRYMAVLDSMYD; translated from the coding sequence ATGAGCCTCGGCACCACTGACCAGGCAGATCTCGTCGCGGTGCGGCCGGCCTCGGTCGGCAGGATGTTCCTGGATCGGGTCGAGGCCACCCCGAGCCGCGAGGCCTACCGCTACCCCAGCGGCTCCGGCTGGTCGTCGCTGACCTGGGACGAGACCAAGGACCGCGTCTGGGCGTTCGCCGCGGGCCTGCTCGACCTCGGCGTCGAGCACGAGCAGCGGGTGGCCATCGCCGCCACCACGCGCATCGAGTGGATCCTCGCCGACCTCGCCATCAACGTCATCGGGGCCGCCACCACCACCGTCTACCCGACCACCACGCCCGAGGACGTCGCGTACATCCTCAGCGACTCCGAGACCCGCGTCGTGTTCGCCGAGAACGCCGAGCAGGTCGCCAAGGTGCTCGAGCAGCGCGCCGAGCTGCCGCAGCTCACCCGCATCGTGGTCTTCGACGACGACGGCGTCGACTCCCACGACGGCCTCGTCATCACCCTCGCCGAGCTCGACGAGCGCGGCCGCGCCCTGCTGGCCGAGCGGCCCGACGCCGTCGACGTCGCGCTCGAGGCCGTCGGACCCGAGACGCTGGCCACCCTCATCTACACCTCCGGCACCACCGGACGGCCCAAGGGCGTCCGGTTGGTCAACGACAACTGGGTGTACGAGGGCGTCGCGGTCGACGCCCACAAGATCCTCTCCGTCGACGACGTCCAGTACCTCTGGCTGCCGCTGTCGCACTCGTTCGGCAAGACGCTCGAGGCCATCCAGCTGCGCATCGGCTTCGCCACCGCCGTCGACGGCAACCTCGACAACATCGTCGAGAACCTCGGCGTCGTGAAGCCGACGTTCATGGCCGGTGCGCCGCGCATCTTCGAGAAGGTGCGCTCCCGGGTCATCACCGGCGTCGACAACGAGGGCGGCCCGAAGGCGAAGATCTTCGCCTGGGCGTTCGGCGTCGGCGCCAAGGTGTCGAAGCTGCGCCAGAACGGCCAAGAGCCCACCGGCCTGCTGAAGTTCCAGTACGGCCTCGCCGACAAGCTGGTCTTCAGCAAGATCAAGGCCCGGCTGGGCGGCAACATCCGGTTCTTCGTCAGCGGCGCGGCCGCGCTCTCCCGCGACGTCGCCGAGTGGTTCCACGCGGCCGGCATGCTCATCCTCGAGGGCTACGGCCTCACCGAGACCAGCGCCGCCTGCTTCGTCAACGTGCCCTGGGACTGCCGCTTCGGCACCGTCGGGCCGCCGCTGCCGGGCACCGAGGTGAAGATCGCCGACGACGGCGAGATCCTGGTCCGCGGCCCGGTCGTCATGCGCGGCTACCACAAGCTGCCCGACGTCACCGCCGAGGTGCTCGACTCCGACGGCTGGTTCCACACCGGCGACATCGGCGAGCTGGCCGACGGCTACCTGCGGGTCACCGACCGCAAGAAGGACCTCATCAAGACCTCCGGCGGCAAGTACGTCGCGCCGCAGAAGATCGAGATCATCTTCAAGGCGGTCAGCCCGCACTCCAGCCAGATCGTCGTCCACGGCGACACCCGCAACTACTGCGTCGCGCTCATCACCCTCGACCCCGAGGCCATCGCCGACTGGGCCGAGCACCACGACCTCGGCGGTCGCTCGTACGAGGAGCTGACCGCGGCGCCCGAGGTGCGTGCGCTGATCCAGGGCCAGATCGACGAGCTCAACGCCCGGCTGGAGCGCTGGGAGACGATCAAGAAGTTCGAGATCCTGCCGGCCGACCTCAGCATCGAGGGCGGCGACATCACGCCCAGCCTCAAGGTGAAGCGCAAGGCGGTCGAGAAGCGGTACATGGCCGTCCTCGACAGCATGTACGACTGA
- a CDS encoding glycosyltransferase — protein MRILQAANFVAPHSGGIRTMMRHLADGYAAAGHEVVAVVPGERNATRATSYGRVIEIAAPTIPATGGYRMITRWRIVEDLLAVIAPDRVEVSDRMTLARIGPWAARRDVPSAVFSHERLDALLQFHLGRALPTKQLADRWNRKLAASFGTVVCTTRWAAEEFVRLGVGNLAHVPLGIDLETFHPRRCDPRLRAELARGADVLIVTAVRLSPEKRPDLLVPMVDELVSRGASVRMVVCGDGSVRDMVAEQAEGRPVTMAGFVADRSHLAAVLASADVVVAPGPYETFGLAALEAMASGTPVVASDRGALPELVTGGSGRTAPSDPAAMAEAVLEVVADGLAARRAARRRAQDFSWSDTVEGMLAVHGLETRAPHRLSLEATRS, from the coding sequence GTGCGCATCCTTCAGGCCGCCAATTTCGTCGCGCCGCACTCCGGCGGGATCCGCACGATGATGCGGCATCTCGCCGACGGGTACGCCGCCGCCGGGCACGAGGTCGTGGCGGTGGTGCCGGGGGAGCGCAACGCGACGCGCGCCACGTCGTACGGACGCGTCATCGAGATCGCCGCGCCGACCATCCCGGCCACCGGCGGCTACCGGATGATCACCCGGTGGCGCATCGTCGAGGACCTCCTCGCCGTCATCGCGCCGGACCGCGTCGAGGTGTCCGACCGCATGACGCTGGCCCGCATCGGACCGTGGGCCGCGCGCCGCGACGTGCCGTCGGCGGTGTTCTCGCACGAGCGCCTGGACGCGCTGCTGCAGTTCCACCTCGGCCGGGCGCTGCCGACCAAGCAGCTCGCCGACCGCTGGAACCGCAAGCTGGCGGCGTCGTTCGGCACCGTCGTCTGCACCACCCGGTGGGCCGCCGAGGAGTTCGTCCGGCTGGGCGTCGGCAACCTCGCGCACGTGCCGCTGGGCATCGACCTGGAGACGTTCCACCCGCGACGGTGCGACCCGCGGCTGCGCGCCGAACTGGCCCGCGGCGCCGACGTGCTGATCGTCACCGCCGTGCGGCTGTCGCCGGAGAAGCGCCCCGACCTGCTCGTCCCCATGGTCGACGAGCTGGTGAGCCGGGGCGCGAGCGTCCGGATGGTCGTGTGCGGCGACGGCTCGGTCCGCGACATGGTGGCCGAGCAGGCCGAGGGCCGGCCCGTCACGATGGCCGGGTTCGTCGCCGACCGCTCACACCTGGCCGCGGTGCTGGCCAGCGCCGACGTCGTCGTGGCGCCCGGGCCGTACGAGACGTTCGGGCTGGCCGCGCTGGAGGCGATGGCCAGCGGCACCCCGGTGGTCGCCAGCGACCGCGGCGCGCTGCCGGAGCTGGTGACGGGCGGGTCCGGGCGGACCGCTCCGTCCGACCCCGCGGCGATGGCGGAGGCGGTCCTGGAGGTGGTCGCGGACGGCCTCGCGGCGAGGCGGGCGGCGCGCCGCCGAGCCCAGGATTTCTCCTGGTCGGATACGGTTGAGGGGATGCTCGCGGTACACGGATTGGAAACCCGTGCACCGCACAGACTGTCGCTGGAAGCTACCAGGTCGTAA